In Candidatus Hydrogenedentota bacterium, one DNA window encodes the following:
- the hemL gene encoding glutamate-1-semialdehyde 2,1-aminomutase translates to MRRNVSNQLWREANRVLVGGVNSPVRAFKGVGGDPFFVKSGKGAVITDADGNELVDYVLSWGPLVLGHAHPEVVEAVTKALEHGSSFGIPTEAETRLAEKVIEHVPSIERLRLVNSGTEATMSALRLARGHTGRDLVVKMEGCYHGHVDSLLVKAGSGLTTLGTPTSPGIPAAHAASTLTIPYNDLDAARAVFSEHGANIACLIVEPVAGNMGVVLPEPGYLEGLRAITAEHGALLIFDEVMTGFRVALGGAQERYDITPDLTTLGKVIGGGLPVGAYGGPAGIMDRLSPVGPVYQAGTLSGNPLATAAGLATLSVLERPGVVESIERKLAMLCDGLGEIAEEAGVPVCQTRAGSMACMFFHDGPVRNYAEATASDTQRYARFFWGMLERGVYFAPSQFEAAFMSSAHDDAVLDRTLEAARQVFAAL, encoded by the coding sequence ATGCGGCGTAATGTATCGAACCAACTTTGGCGGGAAGCCAACCGAGTGTTGGTCGGAGGCGTCAACAGCCCGGTGCGGGCGTTCAAAGGGGTCGGCGGCGACCCATTCTTCGTGAAGTCCGGGAAGGGTGCGGTTATCACGGACGCGGATGGCAACGAGCTGGTGGATTATGTGCTTTCCTGGGGGCCGCTGGTACTGGGGCATGCGCATCCCGAAGTTGTTGAGGCTGTCACGAAAGCGCTGGAACACGGGTCGAGTTTTGGTATCCCAACGGAAGCGGAGACCCGGCTCGCGGAGAAAGTCATCGAGCATGTCCCTTCAATCGAGAGACTGCGCCTGGTCAACAGCGGCACGGAGGCCACGATGAGCGCGCTGCGCCTCGCGCGCGGCCATACGGGGCGCGACCTCGTCGTAAAGATGGAAGGATGTTATCACGGCCACGTGGACAGCCTGCTCGTGAAGGCGGGTAGCGGCCTGACCACGCTGGGCACGCCCACAAGCCCGGGCATTCCCGCCGCGCACGCGGCAAGCACGCTCACGATTCCTTACAACGACCTCGACGCGGCGCGCGCGGTGTTCTCGGAACATGGCGCGAATATCGCCTGCCTGATCGTCGAGCCGGTCGCGGGCAACATGGGCGTCGTTTTGCCGGAGCCGGGCTATCTCGAAGGCTTGCGCGCGATCACGGCGGAGCACGGCGCCCTGCTGATCTTCGACGAAGTGATGACGGGTTTCCGGGTTGCTCTCGGAGGCGCGCAGGAACGCTACGACATCACGCCGGATCTTACCACCCTCGGCAAGGTCATCGGCGGCGGGTTGCCCGTCGGCGCGTATGGCGGCCCGGCCGGGATCATGGACCGGCTCTCTCCCGTTGGGCCGGTGTATCAGGCCGGCACGCTGTCCGGCAACCCGCTGGCCACGGCGGCGGGGCTTGCCACGCTGTCGGTGCTCGAACGGCCGGGCGTCGTCGAGAGCATCGAGCGCAAGCTGGCGATGCTGTGCGATGGGCTGGGCGAAATCGCGGAGGAGGCGGGCGTGCCGGTATGCCAGACGCGCGCAGGCTCGATGGCCTGCATGTTTTTCCACGACGGCCCGGTGCGCAATTACGCCGAGGCGACCGCGTCCGACACGCAGCGCTACGCGAGGTTTTTCTGGGGCATGCTCGAACGGGGCGTCTATTTCGCGCCGTCGCAGTTCGAGGCGGCATTCATGAGCAGCGCCCACGACGACGCCGTGCTCGACCGCACACTCGAGGCGGCGCGGCAGGTGTTCGCCGCGCTATAA
- a CDS encoding alpha-L-fucosidase produces the protein MGQESGQAYEEAVGRALQNADAVVAKGPFAPTWDSLEAYEPPAWYVDGKFGIFIHWGVYSVPGFGNEWYPREMYREGSAAFKHHVATYGPQAQFGYKDFIPLFTAEKFDAGAWADLFRCAGAKFVVPVAEHHDGFAMYDCGFSPWCAVKMGPKRDVIGELAASVRKQGLVFGLSSHRAEHWWFFDGGRKFDSDVQDPQYAGLYGPAQPEKESTPDAAFLDDWLARCTELVDKYQPQLFWFDWWIEQPVFEPYRQRFAAYYYNRGAEWGRGVAINFKNASFPPGAAVWDIERGQLDDLRADFWQTDTSISKNSWGFVRKQFYKTAGAIIGDLVDIVSKNGALLLNIGPRPDGTIPEEEQEILREIGRWLEVNGEAIYGTRPWKIFGEGPTNIVGGSFNDTRRKAFTARDIRFTAKGGALYAIFLAWPEQGRVRVKSLGAGNDLRPDTIERVELLGHDEPLEFRRAHSALVVTLPERPPCQHAYVLKITGAGGVSGETR, from the coding sequence ATGGGCCAGGAAAGCGGCCAGGCGTACGAGGAAGCAGTCGGGCGCGCGCTGCAAAACGCGGACGCCGTCGTGGCGAAGGGCCCCTTCGCACCGACGTGGGACTCGCTGGAAGCGTATGAGCCGCCCGCATGGTACGTAGATGGCAAATTCGGCATTTTTATTCACTGGGGCGTCTACTCCGTTCCGGGATTCGGCAACGAGTGGTATCCCCGCGAGATGTATCGAGAGGGCTCCGCGGCGTTCAAGCATCACGTCGCCACGTACGGACCGCAGGCCCAGTTTGGCTACAAGGACTTCATTCCCTTGTTCACGGCGGAGAAATTCGATGCAGGCGCCTGGGCGGACCTGTTCCGCTGCGCGGGCGCGAAATTCGTGGTGCCCGTCGCGGAACACCACGACGGTTTTGCCATGTACGATTGCGGCTTTTCTCCGTGGTGCGCTGTGAAGATGGGGCCAAAGCGCGATGTCATCGGCGAACTTGCGGCATCCGTGCGCAAGCAAGGCCTGGTGTTCGGGCTCTCGAGCCATCGCGCCGAACATTGGTGGTTTTTCGATGGCGGCCGCAAGTTCGATTCGGACGTGCAGGACCCGCAATACGCCGGATTGTATGGTCCGGCCCAGCCGGAGAAAGAAAGCACGCCCGACGCCGCGTTCCTGGACGACTGGCTTGCTCGCTGCACGGAGCTGGTGGACAAGTACCAGCCCCAGTTGTTCTGGTTCGACTGGTGGATCGAGCAGCCGGTCTTCGAGCCGTACCGCCAACGGTTCGCCGCGTATTACTACAATCGCGGCGCCGAATGGGGGCGAGGCGTCGCGATCAACTTCAAGAACGCGTCGTTTCCGCCGGGGGCCGCGGTGTGGGACATAGAGCGGGGTCAGCTGGACGACCTGCGCGCGGACTTCTGGCAGACTGACACGTCGATCTCCAAGAATTCGTGGGGTTTCGTGCGGAAACAATTCTACAAGACCGCCGGAGCCATCATCGGCGACCTCGTCGATATCGTGAGCAAGAATGGCGCGCTGCTGCTTAACATCGGACCCCGGCCCGATGGTACCATTCCGGAAGAAGAGCAGGAAATCCTTCGCGAGATCGGGCGCTGGCTTGAAGTCAATGGCGAGGCTATTTACGGCACGCGGCCATGGAAGATTTTCGGCGAAGGCCCCACGAATATCGTGGGCGGCTCTTTCAACGATACGCGGCGCAAGGCCTTCACGGCCCGCGACATCCGGTTTACAGCGAAAGGCGGTGCGCTTTACGCCATCTTCCTCGCCTGGCCCGAACAGGGGCGCGTGCGCGTGAAGTCCCTTGGCGCGGGCAATGACTTGAGGCCGGACACAATCGAGCGCGTCGAGTTGCTCGGGCATGACGAGCCGCTGGAATTCAGGCGCGCCCATTCGGCGCTGGTCGTCACCTTGCCGGAGCGCCCGCCGTGTCAACACGCTTACGTCCTGAAGATTACAGGGGCGGGAGGCGTCTCGGGGGAAACCCGATAG